Proteins from one Mycobacterium sp. HUMS_12744610 genomic window:
- the car gene encoding carboxylic acid reductase: MPTTTHEEWLARRVENLTATDPQFAAARPDPAVAEALDQPGLQLPQIIRTVLDGYADRPALGQRVVEFVEHPKTGRTVLELLPRYETLTYGELGERADALARALAGDPVHPGDRVAVLGFNSVDFTTIDVALGLIGAVSVPLQTGAAITQLQPIATETTPTAIAASVKQLPVAVELILSSRETGTAPAKLLVFDYHPQVDDEREAVETARGRLQGTPVNVETLAEALERGKGLPAAPAAQPTDDDPLALLIYTSGSTGAPKGAMYPQSNVGKMWCRSSRNWFGPSAASITLNFMPMSHVMGRGILYGTLGNGGTAYFAARSDLSTLLEDLALVRPTELNFVPRIWETLFGEFQRQVNIRLAEAGDTADRAAIEAEVLDEQRRYLLGARFIFAMTGSAPTSPELRAWVESLLEMHLMDGYGSTEAGMVLFDGEVQRPPVLDYKLIDVPELGYFGTDRPHPRGELLLKTLNMFPGYYKRPEITAGVFGDDGYYRTGDVFAEVGPDRLVYVDRRNNVLKLAQGEFVTLAKLEAVFGNSPLIRQIYVYGNSAQPYLLAVVVPTEDALARVDDPAALKPQIADSLHKVARETGLQPYEVPRAFIVETTPFTVENGLLTGIRKLAWPKLKAHYGERLERLYAELAEGQANELVELRRNAADAPVLQTVSRAAAALLGAASPSGQTDLPHDVHFTELGGDSLSALTFGNLLHEIFDIDVPVGVIVSPANDLAAIADYIEAERRGSKRPTFATVHGRDAKTVRAADLTLDKFLDEATLAAAPSLPGPTAEVRTVLLTGTTGFLGRYLALEWLERMDLVDGKVIALVRAKSDDDARARLDKTFGVGSPGGDPELLAHYQELAADHLEVIAGDKGEANLGLDQQTWQRLADTVDLIVDPAALVNHVLPYSELFGPNALGTAELIRIALTTKLKPYTYVSTIGVGDQIELGKFVEDADIRQVSATRAINENYANGYGNSKWAGEVLLREAHDLCGLPAAVFRCDMILADTTYAGQLNLPDMFTRLMLSVVATGIAPGSFYELDAEGNRQRAHYDGLPVEFIAAAISTLGAQALTNGDAFQTYHVMNPYDDGIGLDEYVDWLIEAGYRIHRVGDYAEWLQRFETALRGLPEKQRQYSLLPLLHNYGKPEKPLRGSLAPTDRFRAAVQEAKIGPDKDIPHVSAPVIVKYATDLQLLGLL, encoded by the coding sequence ATGCCGACTACGACTCACGAAGAGTGGCTTGCTCGCCGCGTCGAGAACCTGACCGCAACCGACCCCCAGTTCGCCGCCGCGCGGCCGGACCCGGCCGTCGCCGAGGCCCTGGATCAGCCCGGGCTGCAGCTGCCGCAGATCATCCGGACGGTCCTGGACGGGTACGCCGACCGGCCGGCCCTGGGACAGCGCGTCGTGGAGTTCGTCGAGCACCCCAAGACCGGACGCACGGTGCTCGAGCTGCTGCCCCGCTACGAGACCCTCACCTACGGTGAGCTGGGCGAGCGGGCCGACGCGCTGGCGCGCGCCCTGGCCGGCGACCCCGTGCATCCCGGCGACCGGGTGGCCGTCCTGGGCTTCAACAGCGTCGACTTCACCACCATCGACGTGGCGCTGGGCCTGATCGGCGCGGTGTCGGTGCCGCTGCAGACCGGCGCGGCGATCACCCAGCTGCAGCCGATCGCGACCGAGACCACGCCCACCGCGATCGCGGCGAGCGTGAAACAACTGCCGGTGGCCGTCGAGCTGATCCTCAGCAGCCGCGAAACCGGGACCGCGCCTGCCAAGCTCCTGGTGTTCGACTACCACCCACAGGTCGACGACGAGCGCGAGGCCGTGGAGACGGCGCGCGGCCGCCTGCAGGGCACCCCGGTGAACGTGGAGACGCTGGCGGAGGCCCTCGAGCGCGGCAAGGGTCTGCCGGCCGCGCCGGCCGCGCAGCCGACCGACGACGACCCGCTGGCCCTGCTGATCTACACCTCCGGCAGCACCGGCGCCCCCAAGGGGGCGATGTACCCGCAGAGCAACGTCGGCAAGATGTGGTGCCGTTCGAGCCGCAACTGGTTCGGACCGAGCGCCGCGTCGATCACGCTGAACTTCATGCCGATGAGCCACGTCATGGGCCGCGGCATCCTCTACGGCACGCTGGGCAACGGCGGCACGGCCTACTTCGCCGCCCGCAGTGACCTGTCCACGCTGCTGGAAGACCTCGCCCTGGTGCGGCCCACCGAGCTGAACTTCGTGCCGCGCATCTGGGAAACCCTGTTCGGCGAATTCCAGCGGCAGGTGAACATCCGGCTCGCCGAGGCGGGCGACACCGCCGACCGCGCCGCGATCGAGGCCGAGGTGCTCGACGAGCAGCGCCGGTACCTGCTGGGCGCACGGTTCATCTTCGCGATGACCGGCTCGGCGCCGACGTCACCCGAGCTGCGGGCCTGGGTGGAGTCGCTGCTCGAGATGCACCTGATGGACGGCTACGGCTCCACCGAGGCCGGCATGGTGCTGTTCGACGGCGAGGTGCAGCGCCCGCCCGTCCTCGACTACAAGCTGATCGACGTCCCCGAGCTGGGCTACTTCGGCACCGACCGGCCGCACCCGCGCGGCGAGCTGCTGCTCAAGACCCTCAACATGTTCCCCGGCTACTACAAGCGACCCGAGATCACCGCCGGGGTGTTCGGCGACGACGGCTACTACCGCACCGGGGACGTGTTCGCCGAGGTCGGCCCCGACCGGCTGGTGTACGTCGACCGCCGCAACAACGTCCTCAAGCTGGCGCAGGGCGAGTTCGTCACACTGGCCAAGCTGGAGGCCGTCTTCGGCAACAGCCCGCTGATCCGGCAGATCTACGTCTACGGCAACAGCGCCCAGCCCTACCTGCTGGCGGTGGTGGTGCCCACCGAGGACGCCCTGGCGCGCGTCGACGACCCCGCCGCGCTCAAGCCGCAGATCGCCGACTCGCTGCACAAGGTCGCCCGCGAGACCGGCCTGCAGCCTTACGAGGTGCCGCGCGCCTTCATCGTCGAGACCACGCCGTTCACGGTGGAGAACGGCCTGCTCACGGGCATCCGGAAGCTGGCCTGGCCCAAGCTCAAGGCGCACTACGGCGAGCGGCTCGAGCGGCTCTACGCCGAGCTGGCCGAGGGGCAGGCCAACGAACTGGTCGAGCTGCGCCGCAACGCCGCCGACGCGCCGGTGCTGCAGACGGTCAGCCGGGCCGCGGCCGCCCTGCTGGGTGCGGCTTCCCCTAGTGGGCAAACAGACCTGCCCCATGACGTCCACTTCACCGAGCTAGGCGGGGACTCGTTGTCGGCGTTGACGTTCGGCAACCTGCTGCACGAGATCTTCGACATCGATGTGCCGGTGGGGGTCATCGTCAGCCCGGCCAACGACTTGGCGGCCATCGCCGACTACATCGAGGCCGAGCGGCGGGGCAGCAAGCGGCCCACGTTCGCCACCGTGCACGGCCGCGACGCGAAGACGGTGCGGGCGGCCGACCTGACGCTGGACAAGTTCCTCGACGAGGCGACGCTGGCCGCCGCACCGAGCCTGCCCGGGCCCACCGCCGAGGTGCGCACGGTGCTGCTGACCGGAACGACGGGCTTTTTGGGCCGCTACCTGGCGCTGGAGTGGCTGGAACGCATGGACCTCGTCGACGGCAAGGTCATCGCGCTGGTGCGGGCGAAGTCGGACGACGACGCGCGCGCCCGGCTCGACAAGACCTTCGGCGTCGGCTCTCCAGGAGGGGATCCCGAGCTGCTCGCCCACTACCAGGAACTGGCCGCGGACCACCTCGAGGTCATCGCCGGCGACAAGGGCGAGGCCAACCTTGGGCTCGACCAGCAGACGTGGCAGCGGCTGGCCGACACGGTCGACTTGATCGTCGACCCGGCGGCGCTGGTCAACCACGTGCTGCCCTACAGCGAGCTGTTCGGTCCCAACGCGCTGGGCACCGCCGAGCTGATCCGGATCGCGTTGACCACCAAGCTGAAGCCCTACACCTACGTGTCGACGATCGGCGTGGGCGACCAGATCGAGCTCGGCAAGTTCGTCGAGGACGCCGACATCCGGCAGGTCAGCGCGACGCGGGCGATCAACGAGAACTACGCCAACGGCTACGGCAACAGCAAGTGGGCCGGCGAGGTGCTGCTGCGTGAGGCGCACGACCTGTGCGGCCTGCCGGCCGCGGTGTTCCGGTGCGACATGATCCTGGCCGACACCACCTATGCGGGCCAGCTCAACCTGCCGGACATGTTCACCCGGCTGATGCTGAGCGTGGTCGCCACCGGGATCGCGCCCGGATCGTTCTACGAGCTGGACGCCGAGGGCAACCGGCAGCGCGCGCACTACGACGGCCTGCCCGTCGAGTTCATCGCCGCGGCCATCTCGACGCTGGGCGCGCAGGCCCTGACCAACGGGGACGCCTTCCAGACGTATCACGTGATGAACCCGTACGACGACGGCATCGGGCTCGACGAGTACGTCGACTGGCTGATCGAGGCGGGATACCGGATCCACCGGGTCGGGGACTACGCGGAGTGGTTGCAGCGCTTCGAGACCGCGCTGCGGGGCCTGCCGGAGAAGCAGCGCCAGTACTCGCTGCTGCCGCTGCTGCACAACTACGGCAAGCCCGAGAAGCCGCTGCGCGGATCGCTGGCACCGACCGACCGCTTCCGCGCCGCGGTGCAGGAGGCCAAGATCGGCCCGGACAAGGACATCCCCCACGTCTCGGCGCCGGTCATCGTCAAGTACGCCACCGACCTGCAGTTGCTCGGACTGCTGTAA
- the ruvB gene encoding Holliday junction branch migration DNA helicase RuvB, with amino-acid sequence MTEDDYADRELSPSLTVGEGDVDVSLRPRSLREFIGQPRVREQLQLVIEGAKNRGGTPDHILLSGPPGLGKTSLAMIIAAELGSSLRVTSGPALERAGDLAAMLSNLVEHDVLFIDEIHRIARPAEEMLYLAMEDFRVDVVVGKGPGATSIPLEVAPFTLVGATTRSGALTGPLRDRFGFTAHMDFYEPAELERVLSRSAGILGIELGAEAGAEIARRSRGTPRIANRLLRRVRDFAEVRADGVITRDVAKSALAVYDVDELGLDRLDRAVLSALTRNFGGGPVGVSTLAVAVGEEAATVEEVCEPFLVRAGMVARTPRGRVATALAWTHLGMTPPAGAAGLGQPGLFD; translated from the coding sequence GTGACCGAAGACGATTACGCCGATCGCGAGCTGTCCCCGTCGCTGACCGTCGGCGAGGGCGACGTCGACGTCAGCCTGCGGCCCCGCTCCCTGCGGGAGTTCATCGGCCAGCCGCGGGTGCGTGAACAGCTGCAGCTGGTCATCGAGGGCGCCAAGAACCGCGGCGGCACCCCCGACCACATCCTGCTGTCGGGCCCGCCCGGGCTGGGCAAGACGTCGCTGGCCATGATCATCGCCGCCGAGCTGGGGTCGTCGCTGCGGGTGACGTCCGGGCCCGCCCTGGAACGCGCCGGCGACCTGGCCGCCATGCTGTCCAACCTCGTCGAGCACGACGTGCTGTTCATCGACGAGATCCACCGCATCGCCCGGCCGGCCGAGGAGATGCTGTATCTGGCGATGGAGGACTTCCGGGTCGACGTCGTCGTCGGGAAAGGCCCGGGGGCGACGTCGATCCCGCTGGAGGTGGCGCCGTTCACACTGGTCGGTGCGACCACCCGGTCCGGCGCGCTGACCGGCCCGCTGCGCGACCGATTCGGGTTCACCGCGCACATGGACTTCTACGAGCCGGCCGAGCTGGAGCGAGTGCTGAGCCGCTCGGCCGGGATCCTGGGCATCGAGCTGGGCGCGGAGGCCGGCGCGGAGATCGCGCGGCGCTCGCGCGGCACGCCGCGGATCGCCAACCGGCTGCTGCGCCGGGTCCGTGACTTCGCCGAGGTGCGCGCCGACGGCGTCATCACCCGCGACGTCGCCAAATCCGCCCTGGCGGTCTACGACGTCGACGAGCTGGGCCTGGATCGGCTGGACCGGGCGGTGCTGTCGGCGCTGACCCGCAACTTCGGCGGCGGCCCGGTCGGGGTGTCGACGCTGGCGGTGGCGGTCGGGGAGGAGGCCGCCACCGTCGAGGAGGTGTGCGAGCCGTTCCTGGTGCGCGCCGGCATGGTCGCGCGCACCCCGCGCGGCCGGGTGGCCACCGCGCTGGCCTGGACGCACCTGGGCATGACGCCGCCGGCGGGGGCTGCCGGGCTCGGCCAGCCCGGCCTGTTCGACTGA
- the ruvA gene encoding Holliday junction branch migration protein RuvA: protein MIASVRGEVLDVALDHVVIEAAGVGYKLMATPSTLASLRRGAEARLVTAMIVREDSMTLYGFADADARDLFLTLLGVSGVGPKIALATLAVYDAPALRQVLRDGDVSALTRVPGIGKRGAERMVLELRDKVGAGAAGTAAGAAPNGHAVRGPVVEALVGLGFAAKQAEEATDKVLAGDADATTSSALRAALSLLGKSR, encoded by the coding sequence GTGATCGCCTCGGTCCGCGGAGAGGTGCTCGACGTGGCGCTCGACCACGTCGTCATCGAGGCCGCCGGTGTGGGATACAAGCTGATGGCCACCCCGTCCACGCTGGCGTCGCTGCGCCGCGGCGCGGAGGCCCGGCTGGTCACCGCGATGATCGTGCGCGAGGACTCGATGACGTTGTACGGGTTCGCCGACGCCGACGCCCGCGACCTGTTCCTGACGCTGCTGGGGGTCTCCGGCGTCGGGCCGAAGATTGCCCTGGCTACCCTCGCGGTCTACGACGCGCCCGCGCTGCGCCAGGTGTTGCGCGACGGCGACGTCAGCGCCCTGACCCGGGTGCCGGGCATCGGCAAACGCGGTGCCGAGCGCATGGTGCTCGAGCTGCGCGACAAGGTCGGTGCCGGCGCCGCGGGCACGGCGGCCGGCGCCGCCCCCAACGGGCACGCGGTGCGCGGTCCCGTCGTGGAGGCCCTGGTCGGCCTGGGCTTCGCCGCCAAACAGGCCGAGGAGGCCACCGACAAGGTGCTGGCCGGGGACGCGGACGCGACGACGTCCAGCGCCCTGCGGGCCGCGCTCTCGCTGCTCGGGAAGTCGCGGTGA
- the ruvC gene encoding crossover junction endodeoxyribonuclease RuvC, translated as MRVMGVDPGLTRCGLSVVESGRGRRVVALDVDVVRTPAQTPVPERLLAISDSVEHWLDTHLPDVVAIERVFSQHNVSTVMGTAQAGGVVALAAAKRGIDVHFHTPSEVKAAVTGNGSADKAQVTAMVTRILALQAKPTPADAADALALAICHCWRAPMIARMAAAQEKAAQQRRTFAAKIEAAR; from the coding sequence ATGCGGGTGATGGGCGTGGACCCCGGGCTGACCCGATGCGGGCTGTCGGTCGTCGAGAGCGGCCGCGGCCGCCGGGTTGTCGCGCTGGACGTCGACGTGGTGCGCACCCCAGCGCAGACGCCCGTGCCCGAACGGTTGCTGGCCATCAGCGACTCCGTCGAGCACTGGCTGGACACCCACCTCCCCGACGTGGTAGCCATCGAGCGGGTGTTCTCTCAGCACAACGTCTCCACAGTGATGGGCACCGCGCAGGCCGGCGGTGTCGTCGCGCTGGCGGCCGCCAAACGCGGCATCGACGTTCACTTCCACACGCCCAGCGAGGTCAAGGCCGCGGTCACCGGAAACGGGTCCGCCGACAAGGCGCAGGTCACCGCGATGGTCACCAGAATCCTTGCGCTGCAGGCCAAACCGACGCCCGCCGACGCCGCCGACGCGCTGGCCCTGGCGATCTGCCACTGCTGGCGGGCGCCGATGATCGCCCGGATGGCCGCCGCGCAGGAGAAGGCCGCCCAGCAGCGCCGCACGTTCGCCGCGAAGATCGAGGCGGCGCGGTGA
- a CDS encoding YebC/PmpR family DNA-binding transcriptional regulator, translating to MSGHSKWATTKHQKAVKDARRGKEFARLIKNIEVAARTGGGDPAGNPTLYDAIQKAKKTSVPNDNIERARKRGAGEEAGGADWQTITYEGYAPNGVAVLIECLTDNRNRAASEVRVAMTRNGGTMADPGSVAYLFARKGVITLEKNGLTEDDVLAAVLEAGAEDVTDLGDSFEILTEPTDLVAVRTALQDAGIDYDSADAGFQPSVTVPLDAEGARKVMKLVDALEDSDDVQDVWTNADISDEVLAQIED from the coding sequence ATGAGCGGCCATTCCAAGTGGGCCACCACCAAGCACCAGAAGGCCGTCAAAGATGCGCGCCGCGGCAAGGAGTTCGCCCGCCTGATCAAGAACATCGAGGTCGCCGCCCGTACCGGCGGTGGCGACCCGGCGGGCAACCCGACGCTCTACGACGCGATTCAGAAGGCCAAGAAGACCTCGGTGCCCAACGACAACATCGAGCGCGCCCGCAAGCGGGGAGCCGGCGAGGAGGCCGGGGGCGCCGACTGGCAAACCATCACCTACGAGGGCTACGCCCCCAACGGGGTGGCGGTGCTGATCGAGTGCCTCACCGACAACCGCAACCGCGCCGCCAGCGAGGTGCGGGTGGCGATGACGCGCAACGGCGGCACCATGGCCGACCCCGGGTCGGTGGCCTACCTGTTCGCCCGCAAGGGCGTGATCACCCTGGAGAAGAACGGCCTGACCGAGGACGACGTGCTGGCGGCCGTGCTCGAGGCGGGCGCCGAGGACGTCACCGACCTCGGCGACAGCTTCGAGATCCTCACCGAGCCGACCGACCTGGTCGCCGTGCGGACCGCGCTGCAGGACGCCGGCATCGACTATGACTCCGCCGACGCGGGCTTCCAGCCGTCGGTGACCGTGCCGCTGGACGCCGAGGGCGCCCGCAAGGTGATGAAACTCGTCGACGCGCTCGAGGACAGCGACGACGTGCAGGACGTCTGGACCAACGCCGACATCTCCGACGAGGTCCTGGCCCAGATCGAGGACTGA
- the pdxT gene encoding pyridoxal 5'-phosphate synthase glutaminase subunit PdxT encodes MSRPRIGVLALQGDTREHLAALREAGADAIPVRRRGELEAVSGLVIPGGESTTMSHLLRELDLLEPLRARLAGGLPAYGACAGMILLASEILDAGVGGRAALPLRGIDMTVRRNAFGRQVDSFEGDIGFAGLDDPVRAVFIRAPWVERTGDGVQVLARAAGHPVAVRQGPVLATAFHPEMTGDRRIHRLFVDIVNGVA; translated from the coding sequence GTGAGTCGACCGCGGATCGGGGTGCTGGCACTGCAGGGCGACACCCGCGAGCATCTGGCCGCGCTGCGCGAGGCCGGCGCCGACGCTATTCCGGTGCGCCGTCGCGGCGAACTCGAGGCGGTGAGCGGGCTGGTCATCCCGGGTGGGGAGTCCACCACCATGAGCCACCTGCTGCGCGAACTGGACCTGCTCGAGCCGCTGCGGGCGCGGCTGGCCGGCGGGTTGCCGGCCTACGGCGCGTGTGCGGGCATGATCCTGCTGGCCAGCGAGATCCTCGACGCGGGTGTCGGCGGGCGGGCGGCGCTGCCGTTGCGCGGGATCGACATGACGGTGCGGCGCAACGCCTTCGGGCGCCAGGTCGACTCGTTCGAGGGCGACATCGGGTTCGCGGGCCTGGACGATCCGGTGCGGGCGGTGTTCATCCGCGCGCCCTGGGTGGAGCGCACCGGCGACGGCGTGCAGGTACTGGCGCGCGCGGCGGGACATCCCGTCGCGGTGCGCCAGGGCCCGGTGCTGGCGACGGCGTTCCATCCGGAGATGACGGGCGACCGCCGCATCCACCGGCTGTTCGTCGACATCGTCAACGGCGTCGCCTGA
- the tesB gene encoding acyl-CoA thioesterase II: MSIEQILDLEQLEVNIYRGGVFSPDSGYFQRTFGGHVAGQSLVSAVRTVEPGHLVHSLHGYFIRPGDATAPTVFIVERLRDGGSFCTRRVNAVQHGETIFSMSASFQTDQDGINHQDVMPEAPAPDDDLPGLSSMRVFDDAGFRQFDEWDIRIVPQDRLKRLPGKASQQQVWFRHRDPLPDDPVLHICALAYMSDLTLLGSAQVTHLDEREHLQVASLDHAMWFMRVFRADEWLLYDQSSPSACGGRSLCQGKIFNQRGEMVAAVMQEGLTRFPRGYHP, encoded by the coding sequence GTGTCGATCGAGCAGATTCTCGATCTCGAGCAGCTCGAGGTCAACATCTATCGCGGTGGCGTGTTCAGCCCCGACTCCGGGTATTTCCAACGGACGTTCGGCGGTCATGTGGCCGGCCAGTCGCTGGTGTCGGCGGTGCGCACCGTCGAACCCGGTCACCTGGTGCACTCGCTGCACGGCTACTTCATCCGTCCCGGTGACGCCACGGCGCCCACGGTGTTCATCGTCGAGCGGCTACGCGACGGCGGCTCGTTCTGCACCCGCCGCGTCAACGCCGTCCAGCACGGCGAGACCATCTTCTCGATGTCGGCGTCGTTCCAGACTGACCAGGACGGCATCAACCACCAGGACGTCATGCCGGAGGCGCCCGCACCGGACGACGACCTGCCGGGGCTCAGCTCGATGCGGGTCTTCGACGATGCCGGTTTCCGCCAGTTCGACGAGTGGGACATCCGCATCGTGCCTCAGGACCGCCTGAAGCGCTTGCCCGGCAAGGCCTCCCAGCAGCAGGTGTGGTTCCGCCACCGCGACCCGCTGCCCGACGACCCGGTGCTGCACATCTGCGCGCTGGCCTACATGAGCGACCTGACACTGCTGGGCTCGGCTCAGGTCACCCATCTCGACGAGCGCGAGCACCTGCAGGTGGCCTCGCTCGACCACGCGATGTGGTTCATGCGGGTGTTCCGTGCCGACGAGTGGCTCCTCTACGACCAGTCGTCCCCGTCGGCGTGCGGCGGCCGCTCGCTGTGCCAGGGCAAGATCTTCAACCAGCGCGGCGAGATGGTGGCCGCGGTCATGCAGGAGGGCCTGACCCGCTTCCCCCGCGGCTACCACCCGTGA
- the pdxS gene encoding pyridoxal 5'-phosphate synthase lyase subunit PdxS, which yields MDSVAQNGTGRGTARVKRGMAEMLKGGVIMDVVTPEQARIAEGAGAVAVMALERVPADIRAQGGVSRMSDPDMIEGIKDAVTIPVMAKARIGHFVEAQILQSLGVDYVDESEVLTPADYTHHIDKWKFTVPFVCGATNLGEALRRIGEGAAMIRSKGEAGTGDVSNATTHMRAISGEIRRLTSLSEDELYVAAKELQAPYDLVVEVARAGKLPVTLFTAGGIATPADAAMMMQLGAEGVFVGSGIFKSGDPAQRAAAIVKATAFYDDPDVLAKVSRGLGEPMVGINVEQIAAPERLAQRGW from the coding sequence GTGGACAGCGTGGCGCAGAACGGCACCGGGCGCGGAACGGCCCGGGTCAAACGCGGCATGGCGGAGATGCTCAAGGGCGGCGTCATCATGGACGTCGTCACCCCGGAGCAGGCCCGCATCGCCGAGGGCGCCGGGGCGGTCGCGGTGATGGCGCTGGAGCGAGTGCCCGCCGACATCCGTGCCCAGGGTGGGGTGTCGCGCATGAGCGACCCCGACATGATCGAGGGCATCAAGGACGCGGTCACCATCCCGGTGATGGCCAAGGCGCGCATCGGGCACTTCGTGGAGGCGCAGATTCTGCAGAGCCTGGGCGTGGACTACGTCGACGAGTCCGAGGTGCTGACCCCCGCCGACTACACCCACCACATCGACAAGTGGAAGTTCACCGTGCCGTTCGTGTGCGGGGCGACCAACCTCGGTGAGGCGCTGCGGCGCATCGGCGAGGGCGCGGCGATGATCCGGTCCAAGGGCGAGGCCGGCACCGGCGACGTGTCCAACGCAACGACGCACATGCGCGCGATCAGCGGCGAGATCCGCCGGCTGACGTCGCTGTCCGAGGACGAATTATATGTCGCGGCAAAGGAATTGCAGGCGCCCTACGACCTGGTGGTCGAGGTGGCGCGGGCCGGCAAACTGCCGGTCACGCTGTTCACCGCCGGCGGCATCGCCACGCCGGCCGACGCGGCGATGATGATGCAGCTCGGCGCCGAGGGCGTGTTCGTGGGCTCGGGCATCTTCAAATCGGGCGACCCCGCGCAGCGGGCCGCCGCGATCGTCAAGGCCACGGCGTTTTACGACGACCCCGACGTGTTGGCCAAGGTGTCGCGCGGCCTGGGCGAGCCGATGGTCGGCATCAACGTGGAGCAGATCGCGGCACCGGAGCGGCTGGCGCAGCGCGGCTGGTAA
- a CDS encoding NUDIX hydrolase yields the protein MTWLIVATAVLVLVLAVSGAWAYQTANRLDRLNVRYDLSWQALDGALARRAVVARAVAIDAYGGATGAQGGRRLAALADAAEGAARSERENAENELSAALAMVDPASLPAGLIAELADAEARVLLARRFHNDAVRDTLALAERRPVRALRLGGRAPLPSYFEIVERSHALAYRDHGVLNHRTSARVVLLDETGSVLLLCGSDPAITDGPAPRWWFTVGGKVGPGERLAEAAAREVAEETGLRVAAADMVGPVWRRDEVFEFNGSLIDSEEFFFVCRTRRFEPDCTARTELERRYIHGHRWCDAAGIAELVAAGQTVYPLQLAELLAEAAVVAGSGSPGPLQTIR from the coding sequence ATGACCTGGTTGATCGTCGCGACGGCGGTGCTCGTCCTGGTGCTGGCGGTGTCCGGCGCGTGGGCGTATCAGACGGCCAACCGGCTCGACCGGCTGAACGTGCGCTACGACCTGTCCTGGCAGGCGCTCGACGGCGCGCTGGCCCGGCGGGCCGTGGTCGCGCGCGCCGTGGCGATCGACGCCTATGGCGGGGCCACGGGGGCTCAGGGGGGCAGGCGGCTGGCCGCGCTGGCCGACGCCGCCGAGGGCGCGGCCCGATCCGAGCGGGAGAACGCGGAGAACGAGCTGTCCGCGGCGCTGGCGATGGTCGACCCCGCGTCGCTGCCGGCCGGGCTGATCGCCGAGCTGGCCGACGCCGAGGCCAGGGTGCTGCTGGCGCGCCGGTTCCACAACGACGCGGTGCGCGACACCCTCGCGCTGGCCGAGCGGCGACCGGTGCGCGCCTTGCGGCTCGGAGGAAGGGCGCCACTGCCGAGCTATTTCGAAATCGTCGAACGATCGCATGCGCTGGCGTACCGCGATCACGGAGTGCTCAACCACCGCACGTCGGCGCGGGTGGTGCTGCTCGACGAGACCGGCTCGGTGCTGCTGCTGTGCGGGTCGGACCCGGCGATCACCGACGGTCCCGCGCCCCGGTGGTGGTTCACCGTCGGCGGCAAGGTCGGGCCGGGGGAGCGGCTGGCCGAGGCCGCCGCGCGGGAGGTGGCCGAGGAGACGGGCCTACGGGTGGCCGCGGCCGACATGGTGGGGCCCGTGTGGCGGCGCGACGAGGTCTTCGAGTTCAACGGTTCGCTGATCGACAGCGAGGAGTTCTTCTTCGTGTGCCGGACCCGGCGCTTCGAACCCGACTGTACTGCCCGCACCGAGCTGGAGCGGCGCTACATCCACGGCCACCGCTGGTGCGATGCCGCCGGCATCGCCGAGCTGGTCGCCGCCGGCCAGACCGTGTACCCGCTGCAGTTGGCCGAGCTGCTCGCCGAGGCGGCGGTGGTGGCCGGCAGCGGGTCACCGGGCCCGCTGCAGACCATCCGCTGA